TGTCAGACAAAATAACTTTTTGGACTCTATAGAGGTAATACAGCATGGACCATGAATTCCCGAGAGAAGAGTTTGTCCTAAAATTCGAAGGCCCTGGAATCAGAAACCACGAGATGGAAATTTCCACCTTGGTCAACTCTTTGCTCGCGTTCAAAACTGCTGTAGAGTGCTCGAACACGTCCCTGAACGGAAAGAATTCATTTGTTTCAGTCAAGGTCCAGGGAGGGTTTCAAGCTGGATCTTTTCTCACCAAAGTAATCGCTGACTACATCTCTCCAGTTGCACCACTGTTCCCGCAGGCAGTAAACGTGCTAAAAGGTGTAATCGAGCTTAAGAAATTCTTGGGCGGCGAGTCTCCAGTAAAGACAGAACCAAAAGGGGTTGGGCAGGTGGAAGTGCAAAATACGCAAGGAAATGTACAAATTTTCAATACAAACATTGTAAATATGAACAATTCCGCACCTGTGAACAACGCATTGGGCAGGCTTTTCAAACCACTTGAAGAAGGCGCAAGTGCGGTCAGTCTTATGACAGACCTTGAGGACAAGTCCCCTACAAAAATTACTTCAGAGGAAAAGCACCTCGTTATTCCTTCAATTGATGAACAAGAGGACATTTCTTCTTATATCTCTGACCTTGAAGTGCTTACTTCGAACGTCGATGGCAAGGCGTCCGGTTGGAGATTTTACGACACAGAGAATGACGTTGAATTTTCTGCAAATGTTTCAGATGAAAAATTCTTATCTGATGTGAAAAATAAAAAATACAATTTCCAACGTGGCGATCAGATAAAGGCTACTGTTAATTCTGTAAAAAAAATGGTCAGCCAAAGAAAACGCACAGAGCGTTTCATTACAGACGTAACCACGCACATCCGGCCGTAATGGCAAATATCACGAAGGCATAAAAAAAGGGGCGCAAGCCCCTTGTGTATGTCAGCAGTCCTGACATCCAAACCGCATTTTCAAAATTCAAAACTAAGTGGCGCAAGCCAAAAATCGCCAAAATTTAAGTGGCGCAACTTCACGCGCCGCCCGCCGCCAAAACTCCCCACTCGAACGCCCGCCAACCCCCGCCACTCCTCAACATCCATTCCACTATATCCCGCACACCCCTCACCATATCCCGGTTCTCAAATATTCAAATCTATCTGTCGCTGCACATCCTGCGGAAAGGATTTGATTTGACATGAAAAGCGGTCAGCATGCGGATAAAAGAAAAAGGCCTTACATCTTGCGATGTAAGGCCTTGCTTCCTTTGGCGTCCCCAAGGGGATTTGAACCCCTGTTATCGGCGTGAAAGGCCGGTGTCCTGGACCTAGCTAGACGATGGGGACAGGTGGCTGGGTGACTTAGATTCGAACTAAGATTGACGGAGTCAGAGTCCGCTGTCCTACCGTTGAACGATCACCCAGCAAAAAAACAAAAAACAAAAAAAGTGGCGTCCCCAAGGGGATTTGAACCCCTGTTATCGGCGTGAAAGGCCGGTGTCCTGGACCTAGCTAGACGATGGGGACGCAAGTTTCGCGTCGGAGAAAAAAGTGGCGTCCCCAAGGGGGTTTGAACCCCTGTTAGCGGCGTGAGAGGCCGCCGTCCTAGGCCACTAGACGATGGGGACGCATTTTGGTGGGCCGTGAAGGGATCGAACCTTCGACTCTCTGCTTAAAAGGCAGATACTCTACCGTCTGAGTTAACGGCCCGTAAAGAGAAGACGCTTCTATAGGGGGGTACCCACCTTGTCAAGCCGGAAAGTCAGTCTTTTTTCAATTCAATTTTTTCCAGCCCGTTCATGTAAGGGCGCAGGACTTCAGGCACGAGTACCGACCCGTCGGCCTGCTGGTAGTTTTCCAGGATGGCGACCATGGTCCGGCCCACGGCCAGGCCCGATCCGTTCAGGGTGTGAACCAGTCTGCTCTTCTTGGCGTCCGCGGGCTTGAAGCGGATTCCAGCCCGGCGGGCCTGAAAATCCTCGAAGTTGGAGCAGGACGAAATTTCGCGGTATTTGTCCTGGCCGGGCAGCCAGACTTCGATGTCGTAGGTCTTGGCCGAAGAGAAGCCCAGATCCCCGGCGCACAGCGTGACCACGCGGTAGGGCAGCCCGAGCTTTTGCAGGATGCTCTCGGCGTGGCCGAGGAGTTTTTCCAGTTCATTATATGAGGAGTCGGGGTGGACGAAGCGAACCAGCTCGACCTTGTCGAACTGGTGCTGGCGGATCATGCCCTTGGTGTCCTTGCCGTAGGAGCCCGCCTCGGAGCGAAAGCACGCGGTGTACGCGCAGTGGGCGATGGGCAGCGCGGATTCGGCCAGGGTCGTGTCGCGGTAGATGTTGGTCACCGGGACCTCGGCCGTGGGGATGAGATAGTAGCTCGTGTTTTCGAGATGGAAGAGGTCTTCCTCGAACTTGGGCAGCTGCCCCGTGCCCATGAGGCTCTCGCGGTTGACGATGACCGGGGGCATGACCTCGTCGTACCCGTTTTCAAGGGTCTGCACGTCGAGCATGAAGCTGATCAGCGCGCGCTCCAGCTTGGCTGCCCATCCCTTGAGGATCACGAAGCGGCTGCCCGTGATCTTGGCCGCGGTCTCGAAATCGAGTCCGCCCAGGGCCGTGCCCAGCTCCCAATGCTCCTTGGGGGCGAAGGGCATGGCGGGTTTCTCGCCCCAGCTGCGCACTTCCAGGTTGTCCGCCTCGTCCACGCCCTCGGGCACGGAGGAGTGCGGGACGTTGGGAATGGACATGACCCAGTCCGAAGTCTGCTGCTCAATGTCCTTGAGCTCCTCGTCCAGGACCTTGATGCGCGTCGACATGATGCCAAGCTCGGCCAGGAGGGTATCGGCGTTCTCGCCGGCCTTCTTCATCCGGGCCATCTCGCCGGAGGCCTGATTGCGGCGGGCTTTCAGGTCTTCGGCCTCAAGGAGCAGGTCGCGCCTTTTCTGGTCGATGGCCAGGAAAGGTTCAAGGTCCAGCTTGCTGCGGCGTTTGCGCAGTCCGTTTTTGACCTCGTCCGGATTTGATCTGATAAATTTGATGTCGAGCATGGGGATGTCCTTGTAGCGGTCTTGCGGTCAGCCCTTAAGCGGGCGGTGGTGGCGGTTGTGAGGCGAAATGCATAGCCTGCCTTGATCCGAATCACAAGCCGCCCGGTTTGGCGAGGAATGAATTTTTTTTTTGACTTCGTCCCTTGACTTCACTGTCGCAGGGATTATTTGGGCCTCTGTCTCGCGCGGAACCTGAGCTGCATTTTCAGTTCCGCGTTTTGGCGCTCAGGCTTGCCGAGTGCCAAAAAAAATATCTACACGGAAGAAATTCTTAAACATCTTGGAGGAAAAACATGAAACTCAGACCACTGCACGACCGTATTCTGGTCAAGCGTCTCGAAGAGGAGCAGGTAACCAAAGGCGGCATCATCATCCCCGATTCCGCAAAGGAAAAGCCCATCAAGGGTGAAGTGGTTGCCGCCGGTCCGGGCAAGGTCGCCGAAGACGGAAAGCAGATCCCCATGGGCGTCAAGACCGGCGACAAGGTGATCTTCAACAAGTACGCCGGCACCGAGATCAAGATCGAAGGTGAGGAACTCCTCATCATGCGTGAAGACGACATCCTCGCTGTTATCGAAGCCTAATTTTTAAGAATTCAAGGAGACGCACACATGGCTGCTAAAATTATCAAGTTTGATGCCAAGGCCCGTGAAAAACTGAAAATCGGCGTGGACACCCTGGCCAATGCCGTCAAGGTCACCCTCGGACCCAAGGGCCGCAACGTTGTCATCGAGAAGTCCTTCGGTTCCCCCATCATCACCAAGGACGGCGTGACCGTAGCCAAGGAAATCGAACTGGAAGACAAGTTCGAGAACATGGGCGCCCAGATGGTCAAGGAAGTCGCCTCCAAGACTTCCGACATCGCAGGCGACGGCACCACCACCGCCACCATCCTGGCCCAGGCCATCTTTACCGAAGGCATCAAGCTGGTTGCCGCCGGTCGCAACCCCATGTCCATCAAGCGCGGCATCGACAAGGCTGTTGAAGCCGTCATCGCGAGCCTGGACAAGCTGGCCAAGCCCAC
This portion of the Desulfomicrobium macestii genome encodes:
- the serS gene encoding serine--tRNA ligase translates to MLDIKFIRSNPDEVKNGLRKRRSKLDLEPFLAIDQKRRDLLLEAEDLKARRNQASGEMARMKKAGENADTLLAELGIMSTRIKVLDEELKDIEQQTSDWVMSIPNVPHSSVPEGVDEADNLEVRSWGEKPAMPFAPKEHWELGTALGGLDFETAAKITGSRFVILKGWAAKLERALISFMLDVQTLENGYDEVMPPVIVNRESLMGTGQLPKFEEDLFHLENTSYYLIPTAEVPVTNIYRDTTLAESALPIAHCAYTACFRSEAGSYGKDTKGMIRQHQFDKVELVRFVHPDSSYNELEKLLGHAESILQKLGLPYRVVTLCAGDLGFSSAKTYDIEVWLPGQDKYREISSCSNFEDFQARRAGIRFKPADAKKSRLVHTLNGSGLAVGRTMVAILENYQQADGSVLVPEVLRPYMNGLEKIELKKD
- the groES gene encoding co-chaperone GroES codes for the protein MKLRPLHDRILVKRLEEEQVTKGGIIIPDSAKEKPIKGEVVAAGPGKVAEDGKQIPMGVKTGDKVIFNKYAGTEIKIEGEELLIMREDDILAVIEA